A region from the Nematostella vectensis chromosome 13, jaNemVect1.1, whole genome shotgun sequence genome encodes:
- the LOC5510862 gene encoding uncharacterized protein LOC5510862 produces METEDTNRVSDSHRKRASSFNSSPARAQHVTGDENLVRRPRSKTLGSQEGPAFKQRTSSFKLSSGGLLGRKRSKTQSYARSESENSSLSLRAKSSRKVGVCHGRDSNLNSRPRSCSEEILTHRVAENIDKSRRKTMENTREIAPSKTDGYLGLPSDRGDGENTESRKATLDNCETVEIHEEKSLGGENVNESSNNTSAFPSGIRPKQISTTFPIRCVNKHPIRRAYSLPVNLMKYQQIESSLEGHEIEELSLQAQSCSILTGRELNWEYVTRRRCYSCPGRLCDSGVNEQYNIIHEKDVIKTNELHSVHKAATCSESGEMGNENATTAPKTTSDDLADDVNRAEDVAEQSADNPSELPKDHECTRAELIHLPPDESVFNESDLLTEMKCIPRLRSKSLPVLFNLDSEDLLGNYHGRDAPKKCRSLPDVFNIEKEIISLSESSKVNSGGTHDEEGESFAAEGDVQMTNQDHSSKTQKIKLIGRSKSLPGYDTLDLANDHENENSAITKPLTKPTRKLHRSLSLPTILEEIPFSIVKEQPFEKMKLNSELEKLAVLNEEEDDEEKAPCVNIRNVEFQEIVTKDLDKPDVRNDNNDCTSRILATSVGDNQSKLIDSILAAESGENSETPGGCMENQGIYLDEVKDKMSTAIASVDTIVTNGRSAKLDESDKKEAGEDVAERLKAMTQVDWDLPLIQRPRVNTLPLTEYMERIPELPEKDSPIWETTTKGMIHAFSLTPPKGKELDNHKRRSWPMDMRDIKQNPVESASKEDLIFVQTQCHKEDLTKDQGSKHEMLDDTDGLRMPSTEQDHDALLTLWKSHASSYPDTLDLNLMRKPGHEFAETHHMEKLEEENEEEDRKESDAFNANKSLSYDELLDDFEEKFSRAVSYYTEPDFTQSLSSIHREIANGSVERLIALIDSGADVNAPDEHGYPPLHVAVVSGQVDCADCLIRAGADLEGYTEALVNEFYALRDEGRQYNGRAIFI; encoded by the coding sequence ATGGAAACAGAAGACACAAATCGCGTATCGGATTCGCATCGAAAACGAGCAAGCTCGTTCAACTCATCACCAGCGAGAGCCCAGCATGTTACAGGTGATGAAAACCTCGTGAGGCGACCCCGAAGTAAGACCCTTGGTTCACAAGAAGGGCCAGCGTTTAAGCAACGCACTAGCTCATTTAAACTATCAAGCGGAGGTTTACTGGGAAGAAAACGCAGTAAAACTCAAAGCTATGCGAGATCCGAATCAGAAAATTCTAGCCTGAGTCTTCGTGCGAAGTCAAGCAGAAAAGTCGGCGTTTGTCATGGCAGGGATTCTAATTTGAATTCTCGACCACGAAGTTGCTCAGAAGAGATTCTAACGCACAGGGTAGCGGAAAACATCGACAAATCAAGGAGAAAAACAATGGAAAATACCCGGGAGATTGCCCCGTCTAAAACGGACGGTTATCTCGGTTTACCAAGCGATCGGGGAGACGGTGAAAATACGGAAAGCCGAAAAGCTACTCTGGACAATTGTGAGACTGTGGAAATCCACGAAGAAAAAAGCCTTGGTGGTGAGAACGTCAATGAATCTTCAAACAATACGTCAGCTTTTCCAAGTGGAATTAGGCCAAAGCAAATTTCTACTACATTTCCTATTCGGTGTGTAAATAAACACCCCATTCGACGGGCTTATTCGCTTCCGGTCAATCTAATGAAATATCAGCAGATTGAGTCGAGTTTGGAAGGTCACGAAATCGAAGAACTGTCGTTACAGGCACAGAGTTGTTCCATTTTGACGGGACGTGAGTTGAATTGGGAATATGTGACGAGACGGCGATGTTATTCATGCCCGGGAAGATTATGCGACTCAGGGGTTAACGAGCAGTACAATATTATTCACGAGAAAGAcgttataaaaacaaatgaacTACACAGTGTACACAAGGCAGCAACTTGTTCAGAAAGCGGCGAAATGGGCAATGAGAATGCAACTACAGCGCCTAAGACAACGTCGGATGACTTGGCAGACGATGTAAACAGAGCCGAAGATGTGGCGGAACAGAGTGCGGATAATCCGTCCGAATTACCGAAAGATCACGAATGCACGAGAGCCGAATTAATACATTTGCCCCCTGATGAGTCTGTTTTCAATGAGAGCGATTTGTTAACTGAAATGAAATGTATACCCCGGCTGAGATCAAAATCTTTACCAGTTCTTTTCAACCTCGATAGCGAAGATCTCTTAGGAAATTATCACGGTAGAGATGCGCCAAAGAAATGCCGTTCCCTTCCAGATGTTTTTaacatagaaaaagaaatcatTTCCCTCTCTGAGAGCAGTAAAGTCAATTCAGGGGGCACACACGACGAAGAGGGGGAATCATTCGCCGCAGAAGGAGATGTACAAATGACAAACCAAGATCATTCTAGCAAGACTCAGAAAATCAAACTGATCGGGAGGTCGAAATCATTGCCCGGTTATGACACACTTGATCTAGCGAATGACCATGAAAACGAAAATTCTGCTATTACCAAACCTTTAACGAAACCGACTCGGAAATTGCACAGGTCGCTCTCTCTGCCAACAATACTTGAAGAAATCCCTTTTAGTATTGTTAAAGAGCAACCttttgaaaaaatgaaattaaacTCAGAGCTGGAAAAATTAGCCGTGCTAAACGAAGAGGAAGACGATGAAGAAAAAGCTCCTTGTGTAAATATACGCAATGTCGAGTTTCAAGAAATTGTCACTAAAGACTTGGATAAGCCTGACGTTcgcaatgataataatgattgcACGTCTCGTATATTAGCCACGTCTGTTGGGGATAATCAGAGCAAGCTTATAGATAGTATTCTTGCGGCAGAAAGTGGAGAAAATAGTGAGACCCCTGGAGGCTGTATGGAAAACCAAGGTATTTACTTGGACGAGGTCAAAGATAAAATGTCTACTGCCATCGCTAGCGTTGATACAATAGTAACAAATGGAAGGTCAGCCAAACTTGATGAGTCTGATAAAAAAGAGGCCGGGGAAGATGTTGCTGAACGACTAAAAGCGATGACACAAGTGGATTGGGACTTGCCGCTCATTCAACGGCCACGTGTTAATACCTTACCATTAACGGAATATATGGAACGGATCCCGGAACTACCGGAAAAAGATTCGCCAATCTGGGAGACGACAACTAAGGGGATGATTCATGCGTTTTCATTGACACCACCTAAAGGAAAGGAGCTTGACAATCACAAACGAAGATCTTGGCCTATGGATATGAGAGACATAAAACAAAACCCTGTTGAATCAGCATCAAAAGAGGATTTGATTTTTGTACAGACACAGTGCCACAAAGAAGACCTTACCAAGGATCAGGGGTCAAAACATGAAATGCTTGACGACACTGACGGTTTGCGCATGCCCAGTACAGAACAAGACCATGATGCACTGCTGACATTGTGGAAATCGCATGCCAGCTCGTACCCAGATACCCTTGATCTGAATTTGATGAGAAAACCTGGCCATGAGTTTGCGGAGACGCACCACATGGAAAAACTTGAAGAGGAAAACGAGGAAGAAGATCGGAAAGAGAGCGATGCATTTAATGCAAACAAATCCCTCAGCTACGATGAGCTTTTGGATGATTTCGAGGAGAAGTTTTCTCGTGCCGTGAGCTATTACACAGAACCAGATTTCACACAGTCCTTGTCTTCCATTCACCGTGAAATCGCCAACGGGAGCGTGGAACGTTTGATCGCTTTGATTGACAGTGGGGCGGATGTGAACGCCCCTGATGAGCATGGTTACCCACCTCTTCACGTCGCTGTGGTCAGCGGTCAAGTGGACTGCGCTGATTGCCTTATAAGAGCAGGGGCTGATTTGGAAGGGTACACAGAGGCACTTGTTAATGAGTTTTATGCCTTGAGGGACGAGGGACGTCAGTATAACGGACGAGCGATTTTCATTTGA